A section of the Pseudomonadota bacterium genome encodes:
- a CDS encoding DUF1853 family protein, whose translation MQKHNKHNQVEALRWSLGSPPLVRSETDVRWQTDTWYRDLCDQPAMADDASMADQLDHALGQQTDHRLGARFETLIAFGLSRLPALECVARRLQIADDERTLGEFDFIVRNLADGTLEHWEVACKFYLGVFRDGELDWVGPGKRDSLRRKLSHLDDRQLRLSSRSEAQSALPQPITRVRAILKGRLFFPFGLPAASPSSFSFDGSAGHVTINPAAPHGTWCPIDTLCTISPSAIHSLHKQDWLAPRRTGASLSLDRLQAAVESGPQCVDVETSQGEWKRMFVVANDWSDDLAT comes from the coding sequence TTGCAAAAACACAACAAACACAACCAGGTCGAGGCCTTACGCTGGTCCCTCGGCAGCCCGCCACTCGTGCGATCAGAAACCGACGTCCGATGGCAAACCGATACCTGGTACCGCGATCTGTGCGACCAACCAGCGATGGCCGATGACGCGTCGATGGCGGATCAATTGGACCATGCCCTTGGGCAGCAAACCGATCATCGATTAGGCGCCCGTTTTGAAACCTTGATTGCGTTCGGGCTATCCCGACTGCCCGCATTGGAGTGCGTCGCGCGTCGACTCCAGATCGCCGATGACGAGCGTACGCTGGGCGAATTCGACTTCATTGTGAGAAACCTCGCGGACGGGACGCTCGAACATTGGGAGGTGGCCTGCAAATTTTATCTAGGGGTCTTTCGCGACGGCGAGCTCGATTGGGTAGGTCCAGGTAAGCGCGATTCACTGCGTCGTAAATTGTCGCATTTGGATGATCGACAGCTCCGCTTGTCGTCGCGCTCTGAGGCTCAATCGGCGTTGCCTCAGCCCATCACCCGAGTACGAGCGATTCTTAAAGGTCGATTGTTTTTCCCCTTCGGTTTACCGGCGGCGTCCCCGTCGTCGTTTTCGTTTGACGGCTCCGCCGGACACGTCACGATCAACCCGGCGGCCCCTCACGGCACGTGGTGCCCGATCGATACACTCTGCACGATCTCGCCGAGTGCAATCCACTCGCTGCACAAACAGGATTGGCTTGCGCCTCGACGCACCGGTGCGTCGCTCTCCCTCGACCGGTTGCAGGCGGCCGTCGAAAGTGGCCCGCAGTGCGTCGACGTGGAAACATCACAGGGCGAGTGGAAGAGGATGTTTGTGGTGGCAAACGATTGGTCGGATGATCTGGCGACGTAA
- the neuC gene encoding UDP-N-acetylglucosamine 2-epimerase: protein MKVTVITTSRADFGHIVWPVKAMQSHDDIDVDVIAMGAHLSPSYGHTLNDMASHGIEPDHVLETLISSDTDVGMAKTIGVSMLSLSDCLAASRPDVLLVTADRYEMLAAASVALALRIPIAHVEGGEVSAGAIDDAVRNALTKLSHLHFAPHTDAAQRIMAMGEEPWRVCVTGAPSLDHLRHRTLLTQAELERALQTSLDKPFTVVSYHPVTLLDDTVAEADAFYDALHELDQTLIFCFPNCDAGSHQLVERANQYCETHLDSRVYVNLDHWVYWSLLHQAHVMIGNSSSALMEAPSIPLPVVNVGERQRGRLTAPNVVSCAAESSAIVTAWRQAASNAFRRSLDGMQNPYGDGQAATRMCQFLLDHRDRDALLDKRARTVVSSDQIDGFLKTFD, encoded by the coding sequence ATGAAAGTGACCGTGATCACCACATCGCGTGCCGACTTTGGCCACATTGTTTGGCCCGTCAAAGCCATGCAGTCACACGATGACATCGATGTCGATGTTATCGCCATGGGCGCGCATTTGTCGCCGTCTTACGGGCACACGCTCAACGACATGGCGTCTCATGGAATTGAGCCGGATCATGTGCTGGAAACCCTGATCAGCTCGGACACCGATGTAGGCATGGCCAAGACGATCGGTGTGTCGATGTTGAGTCTCAGTGACTGTCTCGCCGCAAGCCGGCCGGATGTCTTACTCGTGACGGCCGATCGCTACGAGATGCTGGCCGCTGCCTCGGTGGCTCTCGCGCTTCGCATTCCCATTGCCCACGTGGAGGGAGGAGAGGTGTCAGCTGGCGCCATCGACGACGCCGTGCGCAATGCGCTGACCAAGCTCAGCCATCTTCACTTTGCACCACATACGGACGCGGCCCAACGCATTATGGCTATGGGCGAGGAGCCCTGGCGAGTGTGCGTAACCGGCGCGCCGTCGCTCGACCACTTGCGTCATCGCACTCTCCTGACGCAAGCGGAGCTGGAACGCGCACTGCAGACCTCGCTCGACAAGCCATTCACGGTTGTGTCGTATCATCCGGTTACGTTGCTCGATGACACCGTCGCCGAAGCCGATGCATTCTACGACGCGCTGCACGAGCTCGATCAAACATTGATTTTTTGTTTCCCAAATTGCGACGCCGGCAGTCACCAACTCGTCGAACGAGCCAATCAATATTGTGAGACACACTTGGACTCGCGTGTGTACGTCAACCTCGACCATTGGGTTTACTGGAGTTTGCTCCATCAAGCCCATGTCATGATCGGAAACTCAAGCAGCGCCTTAATGGAGGCGCCCTCAATACCACTGCCCGTTGTCAATGTTGGTGAGCGCCAGCGTGGCCGACTAACCGCCCCCAACGTGGTCAGCTGTGCCGCCGAGTCCAGCGCCATCGTGACAGCGTGGCGCCAAGCCGCCTCGAATGCGTTTCGTCGCTCGCTGGACGGCATGCAAAACCCCTACGGTGATGGTCAGGCAGCGACGCGAATGTGCCAATTTCTTCTGGACCACCGCGATCGGGACGCGCTGCTTGATAAGCGCGCGCGAACAGTGGTGTCATCCGATCAGATCGATGGATTCCTCAAAACGTTCGATTAG
- a CDS encoding DUF192 domain-containing protein produces the protein MRRPILLFLLSALVGGMSVTLSACDSPPDVTELNEPLLDDFARDSLSIRTQSGDTLDFTVYVARTSEQMSQGLMFVRELPDRTGMLFTYSRRRIASMWMKNTYIPLDILFIKQDGTISDIHANTTPKSLKSRRSSGPVRGALELEAGSVERLGIQIGDTVLHSHFRTR, from the coding sequence ATGCGTCGTCCAATTCTGCTTTTTTTACTCAGTGCTCTTGTCGGTGGCATGTCGGTCACGTTATCAGCGTGTGACAGCCCGCCCGATGTGACAGAACTCAATGAACCGCTCCTTGACGACTTCGCTCGTGACTCGCTGAGCATTCGCACACAAAGCGGCGACACGTTGGACTTTACGGTGTACGTTGCTCGGACAAGCGAACAAATGAGCCAGGGCCTCATGTTCGTGCGCGAGTTACCGGACCGCACTGGCATGCTGTTTACTTACTCCCGACGACGCATCGCGTCAATGTGGATGAAAAACACCTACATCCCGCTCGACATCTTGTTTATCAAACAAGACGGTACAATTTCCGATATTCATGCCAACACCACGCCCAAGTCGCTTAAGAGTCGTCGCTCAAGCGGTCCGGTACGTGGCGCACTCGAACTAGAAGCCGGTAGCGTGGAGCGACTCGGCATACAAATCGGCGACACAGTGTTGCACAGCCACTTTCGAACGCGCTGA
- a CDS encoding alpha/beta hydrolase: protein MITTVLAITVIGLIVWLAMPRLTRRLIFKPEAGPHDWVEPSFPGGVIHEHVFFDTPDGETLHGWLVQQAGNDLVVLICHGNRGSIAGREETALYYLALGLNVMMFDYRGYGRSSGTPSESGSYTDVDAAWRLLTHERGFAPNQVVLLGRSLGAAVAAHLASHAQPRAVVLESTFSSLPRLARELYPILSLFRFGARYDTQSKISHITSPLLLVHSVDDELIGFHHARQLQDAAPADTPLVSITGRHRDGFVTSRAVYIPALVDFLNLSNVRKSASD, encoded by the coding sequence ATGATCACCACGGTGCTCGCCATTACGGTGATTGGCTTGATCGTGTGGCTCGCCATGCCACGCCTGACCCGACGACTCATTTTCAAACCCGAAGCCGGCCCGCATGATTGGGTCGAGCCGTCGTTCCCGGGCGGGGTGATCCACGAGCACGTGTTTTTTGATACACCGGATGGCGAAACGCTCCATGGTTGGCTCGTACAGCAAGCAGGCAATGATCTTGTCGTACTAATCTGCCACGGCAATCGTGGCAGCATCGCTGGCCGCGAGGAAACCGCACTGTATTATCTGGCACTCGGTCTTAATGTCATGATGTTCGATTATCGAGGCTACGGTCGAAGTTCCGGCACACCGAGCGAATCGGGCAGCTATACCGATGTTGACGCCGCCTGGCGTCTGCTCACGCACGAACGAGGTTTTGCGCCGAACCAGGTGGTGTTGCTCGGCCGATCATTGGGCGCTGCGGTCGCCGCACATCTTGCCAGTCATGCACAACCCCGCGCGGTTGTACTCGAATCAACCTTTAGCTCATTGCCCAGGCTGGCACGCGAACTCTATCCCATCTTAAGCCTGTTCCGATTTGGCGCACGTTACGACACACAAAGCAAAATTTCGCACATAACCTCGCCGCTATTGCTGGTACACAGCGTCGACGATGAACTGATCGGTTTTCATCATGCGCGCCAACTTCAAGATGCCGCGCCGGCCGACACACCACTGGTCTCTATTACCGGTCGTCACCGCGATGGGTTTGTCACTAGCCGGGCGGTGTATATACCGGCGCTGGTCGATTTTCTCAATCTGTCCAACGTCAGAAAATCAGCGTCTGACTGA
- a CDS encoding M13-type metalloendopeptidase gives MRTLTVLAAVLALTACSTVDPAPDTGATLSLGVDTENIDHSVRPQDDFFRHINGGWLARTDIPADRSNYGSFTELFDVSETLQRDIIEDAAKNGGAPGSDKARIGAFYNAFMNETAIESAGIAPLAGHFSRINAVSSHADLMRYFGEAQKYGLGSPIRFWINQDSGDTTRYVPFISQAGTSLPDRDYYLNEDEKFVGIRDAYRAHIERMFELAGLPDGERAAQSVLDLETRIAELQWDRVRNRDRNATFNPATRDALLAMLSDVDMGAFLDAAGLGEQQDFIVRQPSFQTSLAGLIAATPLSEWRSYLNWHLLSSSAEYLSADFVEADFDFFGRTLRGVQEIRPRWKRAVSAVNGTLGEAVGKLYVEQTFKPIAKQRMDEMVENLRTAFGTSIDGLEWMSADTKIQARNKLAKFTPKIGYPSKWKDYSKLSLSDDDLVGNMMASAELEYGRQLNKLGGPIDRTEWFMTPQTVNAYYNPSMNEIVFPAAILQPPFFNVEADDAVNYGAIGAVIGHEFSHGFDDQGRKSDGDGNLRDWWTEQDAVEFKRRADGLVAQYAAFEPLPGEFVNGELTLGENIGDLAGLTMAYRAYRLSLKGVEAPVIDGYTGDQRFFMGWAQVWRRLYRDDELRRRLLTDPHSPSKYRVNGIVANMPDFHRAFNVKPGDGLYRSPDDIIKIW, from the coding sequence ATGCGAACACTGACCGTGCTAGCCGCCGTGCTGGCTCTCACCGCTTGCTCTACTGTTGATCCCGCGCCCGACACCGGCGCCACCTTATCGCTCGGCGTGGACACCGAGAACATCGATCATTCTGTGCGGCCACAGGATGATTTCTTTCGTCACATCAATGGCGGTTGGCTTGCGCGTACCGACATTCCGGCAGACCGGTCCAACTACGGATCGTTTACTGAGTTGTTTGACGTATCTGAGACGTTGCAACGCGACATTATTGAGGACGCGGCCAAAAACGGCGGCGCACCGGGCAGTGACAAAGCGCGCATCGGTGCGTTCTATAACGCGTTCATGAATGAAACAGCCATTGAGTCTGCGGGGATCGCACCACTCGCCGGGCATTTCAGCCGGATTAATGCCGTGTCATCGCACGCCGACCTAATGCGCTACTTTGGCGAGGCACAGAAATACGGTCTGGGCAGCCCTATTCGCTTTTGGATCAATCAAGACTCGGGCGATACCACCCGGTACGTGCCGTTTATCTCCCAAGCGGGTACCAGCCTTCCCGATCGAGACTATTATCTGAACGAGGATGAAAAATTTGTTGGCATTCGGGATGCCTATCGCGCCCACATTGAGCGCATGTTCGAACTGGCTGGGCTACCTGATGGCGAGCGTGCGGCGCAGAGCGTGCTCGATCTAGAGACCCGCATTGCCGAGCTGCAATGGGATCGGGTGCGCAATCGTGATCGCAATGCCACGTTTAATCCCGCCACCCGCGATGCACTGCTTGCCATGCTGTCGGATGTCGATATGGGCGCATTTCTCGACGCGGCGGGGCTTGGCGAACAACAGGATTTCATTGTCCGCCAGCCGAGCTTTCAAACCTCACTGGCTGGATTGATTGCGGCCACGCCACTTTCTGAATGGCGGAGTTATCTAAATTGGCATTTGCTGTCGTCAAGCGCCGAATATTTAAGCGCCGATTTTGTTGAGGCCGATTTTGATTTCTTTGGCCGCACGCTGCGGGGCGTGCAGGAAATTCGGCCCCGCTGGAAACGCGCTGTGAGCGCGGTTAACGGCACGCTCGGAGAGGCGGTTGGCAAGCTCTATGTTGAGCAAACGTTTAAGCCGATCGCCAAGCAGCGCATGGACGAAATGGTGGAAAATCTGCGCACCGCATTTGGCACATCCATTGATGGACTCGAGTGGATGAGTGCCGACACCAAAATTCAGGCGCGAAACAAGTTAGCCAAATTCACGCCTAAGATTGGCTATCCATCGAAATGGAAAGACTACAGCAAACTGTCTTTGAGCGATGACGATCTCGTTGGCAATATGATGGCCTCTGCGGAACTTGAATACGGGCGTCAACTGAACAAGTTGGGCGGCCCGATCGATCGCACTGAGTGGTTCATGACACCGCAGACTGTGAATGCGTATTACAACCCGTCGATGAATGAGATTGTGTTTCCAGCCGCGATCCTTCAGCCCCCCTTTTTTAATGTTGAGGCTGACGACGCGGTGAACTACGGCGCAATTGGGGCGGTCATTGGTCATGAGTTCAGTCATGGGTTTGATGATCAGGGGCGCAAGTCGGACGGTGACGGCAATTTGCGCGACTGGTGGACTGAGCAGGACGCTGTCGAATTTAAGCGTCGCGCAGACGGTTTGGTGGCGCAATACGCGGCGTTCGAACCGCTGCCTGGCGAATTCGTCAACGGCGAGCTTACGCTCGGCGAAAACATCGGTGACCTGGCTGGACTAACCATGGCGTATCGCGCCTATCGTCTCTCGTTGAAAGGCGTTGAAGCGCCCGTAATCGATGGTTATACGGGTGATCAACGCTTCTTTATGGGCTGGGCGCAAGTGTGGCGACGGCTGTATCGCGATGATGAGCTGCGGCGCCGTTTGCTCACCGATCCCCATTCTCCCAGCAAGTACCGGGTCAATGGGATCGTGGCCAACATGCCTGATTTTCATCGCGCGTTTAACGTCAAACCCGGGGACGGTTTGTACCGCTCGCCGGATGACATTATTAAAATCTGGTAG
- a CDS encoding OmpA family protein — translation MKKLLFIALTVALLGAPQQTAQAEEIIENGRWYLSPMGTYVFREDKSRFSNTGAGGHIGFARGIADNWAIEFNLVGNQLRGDGQHRIGQVGLGVDLINTFRTQSNWAPYWLIGTGYMKTRSNENGNSPPSGADSDNAIASAALGLAHRIGDSSGMFRAEVRYRGDFADRDDYTDLLFNLGFTVPMGPSAAPPVILDSDNDGVVDSDDLCPGTPANAQVDANGCELDSDKDGVKNSRDQCPGTPMGVKVDADGCEMIQDADGDGVADADDQCPNTPRGTKVDANGCKVIGDDDNDGVLNNIDECPNSAPNVRIDARGCEISEEIQLPRVEFELNSATLTPTSLSVLSGAASTLKKYPDITVEAEGHTDSTGRADYNMNLSQQRAESVRDYIINQGIDAARITARGFGETRPIADNATAEGRQANRRVTLRLTSE, via the coding sequence ATGAAAAAACTACTATTTATCGCCCTGACCGTGGCGTTATTGGGTGCACCGCAACAAACCGCTCAAGCGGAAGAAATTATTGAAAACGGGCGCTGGTACCTGAGCCCGATGGGCACCTACGTGTTCCGAGAAGACAAATCTCGCTTCAGTAATACCGGCGCAGGTGGCCATATCGGTTTCGCCCGCGGCATCGCAGACAACTGGGCCATCGAATTCAACTTGGTTGGCAACCAGCTGCGGGGAGACGGCCAGCACCGCATCGGCCAAGTGGGCCTCGGCGTCGACCTGATCAACACCTTTCGTACTCAGAGTAACTGGGCACCATATTGGTTGATCGGCACGGGCTACATGAAAACCCGTTCGAATGAAAACGGCAACTCGCCACCGTCTGGGGCTGATTCTGACAACGCAATCGCCTCGGCCGCCTTGGGTCTCGCCCACCGCATCGGTGACTCCAGCGGCATGTTCCGTGCGGAAGTTCGTTACCGCGGCGATTTTGCGGATCGCGACGATTACACCGACCTGCTGTTCAACCTCGGTTTTACCGTACCGATGGGCCCCTCTGCGGCGCCACCCGTGATTCTCGATAGCGACAACGATGGCGTGGTGGATTCCGACGATCTTTGTCCTGGTACTCCGGCCAATGCGCAGGTCGACGCTAACGGTTGCGAGCTGGATAGCGACAAAGACGGCGTCAAGAACAGTCGCGACCAGTGCCCCGGCACACCAATGGGTGTCAAAGTCGATGCCGATGGCTGTGAAATGATTCAGGATGCGGACGGCGATGGCGTCGCCGATGCGGACGATCAGTGCCCGAATACGCCTCGAGGAACGAAAGTCGATGCGAATGGCTGCAAGGTTATTGGTGACGACGACAACGATGGCGTACTCAACAACATTGATGAGTGTCCGAACTCCGCGCCCAACGTGCGCATCGACGCCCGTGGCTGCGAGATTAGCGAAGAGATTCAGTTGCCGCGCGTTGAGTTTGAACTCAACTCCGCCACGCTGACGCCAACGTCGCTGTCGGTGCTCAGTGGTGCTGCTTCCACTTTGAAGAAGTACCCCGACATCACCGTCGAGGCGGAAGGTCATACCGACAGTACCGGTCGCGCTGACTACAACATGAACCTGTCGCAGCAGCGCGCTGAGTCGGTTCGTGACTACATCATCAACCAGGGCATCGATGCCGCTCGCATCACGGCTCGCGGATTTGGTGAAACCCGCCCGATCGCCGACAACGCCACTGCGGAAGGCCGTCAGGCCAACCGACGCGTGACGCTGCGTCTGACGAGCGAGTAA
- a CDS encoding M1 family metallopeptidase has product MTRHDRLSSTLRMLTVSVFAIGLTACGPSSPKHDDAAVSDTQDVPAAREYAFDVHSFAKPNEAHVTHAELDLTVEFEARQLVGTARLTVERKPGVSTLWLDTRDLDVRRATLIEERASSLLKFRLGEIDPNLGRALIVDLPDNDQTTLTVEIKYASQPAASGLQWLTPEQTAGKQNPFLFTQSQAIHARSWIPIQDTPGVRMTYGATIRVPSNLRAVMSASNEPTSEKRADGVYRFEMPQAIPAYLIALGVGDLVFEPMSGRTGVFAEPTIVESAAAEFADTEQMLVISEELFGPYRWGRYDLLILPPSFPFGGMENPRLSFITPTVIAGDKSLVSLIAHELAHSWSGNLVTNGTWRDLWLNEGFTSFLTTRIMEAVYGKDRADMEYFLDYQSLVDELKGLPAPDQLLAIDLTGRDPDDVFSGVPYTKGQMFVNWLETRFGREKFDVFLRKYFDAFAFQSISTDQFIDYLMTNLVDKHPGTVTRSEVDEWIFEDGLPDASMVPVSDAFTAIDAQGLSWLNGSVALGDLDTSNWSVHEWLYFLNKLPSDLSGTQLEQLDSEFALTESRNNEIVHSWMRHVIRHDYQPGFARLEQYLLGIGRRKLIVPLYDDLMATPAHREFAFDVYKRARPGYHPLAQGTVEAILNRGE; this is encoded by the coding sequence ATGACACGACATGATCGTTTGTCTTCGACGCTACGCATGCTTACGGTTTCGGTCTTCGCCATCGGCCTTACCGCCTGTGGCCCGTCATCGCCCAAGCATGATGATGCCGCCGTCAGCGACACTCAAGACGTTCCTGCCGCGCGCGAATACGCCTTCGATGTGCATTCGTTTGCCAAACCCAACGAAGCACACGTGACACACGCTGAACTTGATCTGACGGTTGAGTTTGAGGCTCGCCAGCTGGTCGGCACCGCGCGTCTGACGGTCGAACGGAAGCCAGGTGTGTCCACCTTGTGGTTGGATACACGGGATTTGGATGTTCGTCGCGCCACCCTAATAGAAGAGCGTGCGTCCTCGTTACTCAAATTTCGTTTGGGCGAGATCGATCCGAACCTGGGTCGAGCGCTCATTGTGGATCTGCCTGATAATGACCAAACGACACTTACGGTTGAAATAAAGTACGCCAGTCAGCCTGCCGCATCAGGCTTGCAATGGCTTACGCCTGAGCAGACGGCAGGCAAGCAGAACCCGTTTTTGTTCACGCAGTCGCAAGCCATTCACGCGCGCAGCTGGATTCCCATACAGGACACGCCCGGAGTGCGCATGACGTATGGGGCGACGATTCGTGTACCGTCAAACTTGCGCGCTGTGATGAGTGCGTCGAATGAACCGACGAGCGAGAAGCGGGCGGATGGTGTTTATCGATTTGAGATGCCGCAGGCCATTCCGGCGTATCTCATTGCACTCGGTGTGGGCGACTTGGTGTTCGAGCCGATGAGCGGTCGCACAGGCGTGTTTGCTGAACCGACGATTGTCGAGTCGGCGGCGGCCGAGTTTGCGGACACCGAGCAGATGTTGGTGATCAGCGAAGAGTTGTTCGGACCCTATCGCTGGGGTCGCTACGATCTACTGATTCTACCGCCGAGTTTTCCGTTTGGCGGGATGGAGAATCCGCGGCTGTCGTTCATTACGCCAACCGTGATTGCCGGCGACAAGAGTCTCGTTTCGCTCATCGCGCACGAGCTGGCGCATTCCTGGTCGGGGAATCTTGTAACCAACGGCACGTGGCGAGATCTGTGGCTCAATGAAGGATTCACGTCGTTTCTCACTACGCGCATCATGGAGGCCGTGTACGGAAAAGATCGTGCCGATATGGAGTACTTCCTCGACTATCAGTCGCTGGTCGATGAACTCAAAGGGTTGCCCGCGCCAGACCAGCTGCTGGCGATTGATCTAACCGGCCGCGACCCCGATGACGTGTTTAGTGGCGTGCCCTACACCAAGGGCCAGATGTTCGTGAACTGGCTAGAAACCCGTTTTGGTCGCGAGAAGTTTGATGTCTTCTTGCGCAAGTACTTCGATGCGTTTGCCTTTCAGAGCATCTCCACGGATCAGTTTATTGACTATCTGATGACCAACCTTGTGGATAAACATCCCGGCACCGTTACACGCAGTGAAGTCGACGAATGGATTTTTGAAGACGGCTTGCCGGACGCCTCGATGGTGCCGGTATCCGATGCGTTTACCGCGATCGATGCACAGGGATTGAGTTGGTTAAATGGGTCAGTGGCACTCGGTGATCTCGACACCAGCAACTGGAGCGTGCATGAATGGCTCTACTTCTTAAATAAATTGCCGTCAGATCTCTCTGGAACCCAGCTTGAGCAATTGGATAGCGAATTCGCCCTGACGGAGTCGCGTAATAACGAAATCGTCCACAGCTGGATGCGACACGTGATCCGGCACGATTATCAGCCCGGATTCGCACGTTTGGAGCAATACCTGCTTGGTATTGGTCGACGTAAACTGATTGTGCCGCTGTATGACGATTTGATGGCCACGCCAGCGCATCGCGAGTTTGCCTTCGACGTGTATAAACGTGCGCGGCCAGGCTACCATCCTCTTGCCCAAGGCACGGTCGAGGCGATACTCAATCGCGGCGAATAA
- a CDS encoding alkaline phosphatase — protein sequence MDSHSMSHTCVLSFVAAALLMSGCTTVTTDDRARNVILFVGDGMSLATVTASRILEGQQRGGQGEEHLLAFETLPYTALAKVYNTNQQVPDSAGTATAILSGHKTLAGVVGVDSRVTRGDCNTEFAARVPSIVQIAEENGMATGIVSTARITHATPAAAYAHSVERGWENDATLPDTATSCHDIARQLIEFSHGDGIDIVLGGGGLQFLPDSRGGKRTDGRHLFDDWQASDPDNHMFVYNRAMLATAVSTVGNKVGRHARQILGVFAPSHMSYEVDRVRNQTDEPSLTAMTLAAIEHLSPKEGYFLLVEGGRIDHAHHGGNAARALTETIEFSNAVRAALETVSLDDTLIIVTADHGHTLTIGGYATRGNPILGKVIENGPDGRSTRKPALDINGQPYTSLSYANGPGYLASQKEVMATADTSDVNYQQQATVGLYSETHSGTDVPVYAGGPGSDNVRGVLEQNKLFDIMARALGFIR from the coding sequence ATGGACTCGCATTCTATGTCTCACACCTGTGTACTCTCGTTCGTCGCTGCCGCCCTGTTGATGAGTGGTTGCACCACCGTCACGACGGATGACCGTGCCCGAAACGTTATCCTATTTGTTGGCGACGGCATGAGTCTTGCCACCGTCACAGCCTCTCGCATTCTGGAGGGACAGCAACGCGGCGGTCAGGGCGAAGAGCATCTCCTGGCCTTCGAAACCTTGCCCTACACCGCTCTGGCAAAGGTTTATAACACGAATCAGCAAGTGCCGGATTCAGCCGGCACCGCCACCGCCATCCTATCAGGACACAAAACACTCGCCGGAGTGGTGGGTGTGGACAGTCGGGTCACACGGGGTGATTGCAACACAGAGTTCGCTGCGCGAGTGCCGTCGATTGTGCAAATAGCTGAAGAGAACGGCATGGCCACCGGCATCGTCAGTACCGCACGCATCACACACGCAACGCCTGCCGCGGCCTACGCGCACAGTGTGGAACGCGGTTGGGAAAACGACGCAACGCTGCCCGACACGGCGACTTCTTGCCATGACATTGCACGACAGCTCATTGAGTTTTCGCATGGCGACGGCATCGACATTGTACTGGGTGGCGGCGGCCTGCAGTTTCTGCCGGACTCACGCGGTGGCAAGCGCACCGATGGACGCCATCTATTTGACGATTGGCAAGCGTCAGACCCTGATAATCACATGTTTGTTTACAATCGGGCGATGCTCGCCACGGCTGTCTCGACGGTCGGTAACAAAGTGGGCCGACACGCACGACAAATTCTCGGTGTTTTTGCGCCGTCGCATATGAGCTATGAAGTCGATCGCGTGCGCAATCAGACCGACGAGCCGTCTCTGACGGCGATGACGCTGGCGGCGATCGAGCACCTTTCTCCAAAAGAGGGGTATTTCTTACTGGTCGAGGGTGGCCGCATTGATCATGCACATCACGGTGGTAACGCGGCCCGGGCGCTAACCGAGACTATCGAGTTCTCCAATGCCGTCAGGGCCGCACTCGAGACCGTTTCACTTGACGACACCCTTATCATTGTCACCGCCGATCATGGTCATACCTTAACCATTGGCGGCTATGCCACGCGGGGTAACCCCATTCTCGGCAAGGTCATCGAAAACGGTCCGGACGGACGCTCCACGCGAAAACCTGCGCTCGATATCAATGGCCAACCGTATACGTCTCTATCCTACGCCAACGGACCCGGCTATCTGGCGTCCCAAAAGGAAGTCATGGCCACCGCCGACACGAGTGACGTCAACTACCAGCAGCAAGCTACTGTCGGTTTGTATAGCGAAACGCATAGCGGAACCGATGTTCCAGTGTACGCAGGGGGACCCGGCTCCGATAACGTGCGCGGCGTCTTGGAGCAGAATAAGCTGTTCGATATTATGGCCAGAGCACTTGGCTTCATCCGCTGA
- a CDS encoding FHA domain-containing protein codes for MPTPTLRTLQEVQAARLVIIKDGEQVDEYRLNKRRVTIGRKHDCDIRLDCKNSSRHHAQIFTVLKDDYVLDLDSMNGTYVNRKRIKKYSLEHGDIITIGSYQLHYKKEPDNV; via the coding sequence ATGCCCACGCCGACACTACGAACCCTGCAGGAAGTGCAGGCCGCCCGACTCGTCATCATCAAAGACGGAGAGCAGGTGGACGAATATCGCCTCAACAAACGTCGGGTGACGATCGGACGCAAACACGATTGTGATATTCGGCTCGATTGCAAAAACTCCAGTCGTCACCATGCGCAAATTTTCACTGTGCTCAAAGACGACTACGTGCTCGACCTGGATTCCATGAATGGCACGTATGTGAACCGCAAGCGCATTAAAAAGTACAGCCTTGAGCACGGCGATATCATCACCATCGGTTCCTATCAGCTGCACTACAAAAAAGAACCCGATAACGTCTGA